The Desulfobacteraceae bacterium genome includes a region encoding these proteins:
- a CDS encoding TolC family protein codes for MKQPSRWVVFLIALALWGLSPMNAGARELPVIRIGILRDGPAVRFPETRAILQEEILALTTAEFDVRFPPAADRDGNWEPARIRAALDGLLADPQVDIVVTLGAIASNEAFRRGPLPKPVIAAAVIDAKLQNLPRRNEGSGVRNLAYIDAFKSFERDIRAFHELTGLRHLGVLVDHLLLAEFPRLQSAAEDLGRQLGARITLQPVTADPEAALALLPRDVDAVYITPLLRFPPEAFQLLTAELKCRRLPSFSMWGRDEVALGIFASLAPSTDFERLARRIALNIQRILLGEAPEDLPVSFAAGRRLSINMATARAIDRSPGWYLRTEADLIHDDPQEGGHRLTLKSAIDEALSANLELAAAGRAVSAGEASVDEARSSLLPQLDVASQGVVIDEDRAEASLGLQPERVWQGTASLSQLLYSEEAWADYAIQQHLQAARVKERDARLLDVVLETAEAYLNLLRAENFARIQQDNLRLTRANLERARVRLSTGMSDRSEVFRWESAIATSRRNVLEAQATVRQAMLQLNRLLHRPQEDVISAAETDLDDPLLMIADPRMLHWMDSPRDFDRLRDLLVRDGLRLSPDLNRLDFVIAAQQRALVAAKRAHWLPTVLLQGSVSEAFATSGAGSQSPEFQVLPELPPLTLPEADDTDWRVALQARLPLFTSGGQSAKVRRISEEKARLQLERRAAAERVEQKIRSALFQTSVSYPNIRLSRDAAQAARQNLNLVTDAYTRGAVPIVTLLDAQNNSRVAEQVAANAVYNFLIDLMRVQRAAGRFSLLMAAEEREAWLQELDSLYRAPRAAPQTP; via the coding sequence ATGAAACAGCCGAGCCGCTGGGTGGTTTTCCTCATCGCGCTGGCCCTCTGGGGACTTTCGCCCATGAACGCGGGCGCCCGGGAGCTGCCGGTGATCCGTATCGGCATCCTGCGGGACGGCCCGGCCGTGCGCTTTCCGGAAACCCGCGCGATCCTGCAGGAGGAGATTCTGGCGTTGACCACCGCCGAGTTTGACGTGCGCTTTCCGCCCGCCGCGGACCGCGACGGCAACTGGGAGCCGGCCCGCATCCGCGCTGCCCTGGACGGTCTCCTGGCCGACCCGCAGGTCGATATCGTGGTCACCCTGGGGGCCATCGCCTCCAATGAAGCCTTCCGCCGCGGCCCACTGCCCAAACCGGTTATCGCCGCGGCCGTAATCGACGCCAAGCTTCAAAACCTGCCACGGCGCAACGAGGGCAGCGGCGTGCGCAACCTCGCCTACATCGATGCCTTCAAAAGCTTCGAACGCGACATCCGGGCGTTTCATGAGCTCACGGGACTGCGGCACCTCGGCGTCCTGGTGGACCACCTGCTGCTGGCCGAATTCCCCCGGCTGCAGTCCGCCGCCGAAGACCTTGGCCGGCAGTTGGGGGCCCGGATCACCCTCCAACCGGTGACGGCCGACCCCGAGGCCGCCCTGGCCCTCCTGCCCCGGGACGTCGACGCGGTTTATATCACCCCGCTGCTGCGTTTCCCGCCGGAGGCCTTTCAGCTGCTGACCGCGGAACTCAAATGCCGCCGGCTGCCGAGCTTTTCCATGTGGGGCCGGGACGAGGTCGCCCTCGGGATTTTTGCCAGCCTGGCGCCGTCCACGGATTTCGAGCGCCTAGCGCGCCGGATCGCTCTCAACATCCAGCGCATCCTGTTGGGCGAGGCCCCGGAAGACCTGCCGGTCTCCTTTGCCGCCGGCCGCCGGCTGAGCATCAACATGGCGACGGCGCGGGCGATTGACCGCAGTCCCGGGTGGTACCTGCGCACCGAGGCCGATCTCATCCACGACGACCCCCAGGAGGGAGGCCATCGGCTGACCTTGAAAAGCGCCATCGACGAAGCCCTCAGCGCCAACCTGGAGCTGGCTGCCGCAGGCCGAGCGGTCAGCGCCGGCGAAGCCAGCGTCGATGAGGCCCGCAGCTCCCTGCTGCCGCAACTGGACGTCGCCAGCCAGGGAGTCGTGATCGACGAGGACCGCGCCGAGGCCAGTTTGGGCCTACAGCCCGAGCGCGTCTGGCAGGGCACGGCCAGCCTCAGCCAGCTGCTTTACTCCGAGGAGGCCTGGGCCGACTACGCCATCCAGCAGCATTTGCAGGCGGCCCGGGTCAAGGAACGCGACGCCCGCCTGCTGGACGTCGTCCTGGAAACCGCCGAGGCCTACCTCAACCTGCTGCGGGCCGAGAACTTCGCCCGCATTCAGCAGGACAACCTGCGCTTGACGCGCGCCAACCTCGAACGCGCCCGGGTGCGGCTCTCCACCGGGATGTCCGACCGCTCCGAGGTTTTCCGCTGGGAAAGCGCCATCGCCACCAGCCGCAGAAACGTCCTGGAGGCCCAGGCAACCGTCCGCCAGGCGATGCTGCAGCTCAACCGCCTGCTGCACCGGCCGCAGGAGGATGTCATCAGCGCCGCCGAAACCGACCTGGACGACCCCCTGCTGATGATCGCCGACCCGCGAATGCTGCACTGGATGGACAGCCCCCGAGACTTCGATCGTTTGCGGGACCTGTTGGTGCGCGACGGCCTGAGGCTTTCCCCGGACCTCAACCGCCTGGATTTCGTCATCGCCGCCCAGCAGCGCGCCTTGGTGGCCGCCAAACGCGCCCACTGGCTGCCCACCGTCCTCCTGCAGGGCAGCGTCAGCGAGGCCTTTGCGACATCCGGCGCCGGTTCGCAAAGCCCCGAGTTCCAAGTGCTGCCGGAGCTGCCGCCCCTGACCCTGCCCGAGGCCGACGACACCGACTGGCGCGTTGCCCTCCAGGCGCGCCTGCCGCTTTTCACCAGCGGCGGTCAGTCGGCCAAGGTCCGCCGGATCAGCGAGGAGAAGGCCCGCCTGCAGCTGGAGCGGCGGGCGGCGGCCGAGCGCGTCGAGCAGAAAATCCGCAGCGCCCTTTTCCAGACCAGCGTTTCCTATCCAAACATCCGACTGTCGCGCGACGCCGCCCAAGCGGCGCGCCAGAACCTCAACCTGGTCACCGACGCCTACACCCGCGGGGCCGTCCCCATCGTCACCCTGCTGGACGCCCAGAACAACAGCCGGGTGGCCGAGCAGGTGGCAGCCAACGCCGTCTACAACTTCCTGATCGACCTGATGCGCGTCCAGCGGGCCGCCGGTCGGTTTTCGCTGCTGATGGCCGCCGAGGAGCGTGAAGCCTGGCTCCAGGAGCTCGACAGCCTTTACCGCGCTCCGCGGGCGGCCCCGCAAACCCCCTGA